Within Mesotoga sp. UBA6090, the genomic segment CTGCAAAGGATTCTGTAAGGAATCTGCTCCCTCTGATTTCCGTTATCAGAAGAATCGCGCCGAAGACCACTTTCAGCAGTTCGTCTCGATTCACTCCTTCAGATCTTTCTCACAATGAAAGGGCCGTTAAGCGATACATCGAAGATCCGTATGTCCACGACCGGGTGTCGCCGAATCTCTTCTTCGGTCTTGAAGAGAGTATTGAGATGGCGATGGCGAATGCGGGAAAGATCAAGGTCCCTGTCTTGATCGTCTACGGTTCGGCAGACAGGGTTGTCGATCCTGTCGGTGCTCAGGAGCTATACGAGAAGATAGAAACCGAGAAGAAAATACTCGAGATCCCCGGTGGAAAGCACGAAATGTTTGCCGACGAAGAGAGGAGGCCTCAGTTCTTCGGGGCGATCTCGTCGTTCTTCTCAGAGCATGTCTGAGTGGATCTCAAGCCAGCGTCTTGAGACTTTTTCATCATGTCTGATCTGTTCTATCAGTTTGTCGACGGATTCGAATTTTAGCTCCGGCCTGATGAATTCGAGGACTTCCAGCTCGAGCTTTCTCTCGTAGAGGTTTCCGGAATAGTTGAAGAAGTAGACTTCGTATTTGACTTCCTCCGATGTGTTTATTGTTGGTCTGAAACCCACATTCAGCAGACCAAAGTAATCTCTTGAATCTATTCGGGATCTGACAATGTAGACTCCTGATTTCGGCGTCACCAGTCTTTCGTCGCCCCTGTATATGTTTGCGGTCGGGAAGCCGATCTTCGACCCCAGCTGCTTGTCTTTGTAGACGATTCCCCTTATAGCGTAATTCTTCCCGAGGAGAGAGTTGGCCAGGGCGATATCGCCTTTGGCGAGAGCCTCTCTTATCCAGCTTGAGCTTATTCTTCTGTTGTCAAGCATAGCATCGGGGACTATCTCAACCCTGAAATCTCTCTCTTCTGAGAGCTTCTTCAGGAGACCCACATTTCCTTTTGCGCCGTTTCCGAAGGTGAAATCGCTACCGACTACAACGACTCTCACACCCTGCTTTATCAGGTTTGAAATGTAGTCTTCAGGCTCGAGATATCTTATCTCCGACATGTTGGCCGTCATTACCTTTTCGATGCCAGATGACAGAATCAGCTCGAGACGGTGCGTGACCGGGTAGATAATTCCGGGAAAATTCGGGAAGTAGTATCCCCAGGGATAGACAATCGAAATCGCGACACTTTGCAGACCGAGATCTTCGGCAAGATCCACAGTCCTTTGCATGATTGCCCTGTGACCGAGATGAACGCCATCGAAATTGCCAATGCAAGCTGCATACATATCAGGCACCGAGAACCTTCACGAGTTTTGCCACTCTCTCGACAGAACCCCTCCTAAGTAGAGTTTTTACGAATGAGGAGGTGCGTTCGGATCTAGCTATCGCAACAAGGTGCTCGTCGCTTCCAACAATGCGTATTATCTCATCCTTGGCAAATTTGCCCAGGATACCGGCAACTCCGCTGGCGTAGATCTGTCGGCCAAGCAGCACGTTCATGGTCTCGGAATCGCTTAGGAGCAGGCCGGGAAGAAAGTCAACCGCTTCTTCCAGCGGAATGATTGAGATCTGGGAGACATCGTCGATCTGAAAAGCGCTGTCGACTGAAAACCTTCCTTGCGAGGTCCGGCGGAGGTTTGTAGTAGTCGCTCCACAGCCGAGCTTATAGCCTATGTCCATCGCCAGCGACCTTATGTAGGTTCCCTTTGAGACTCTCGCAGTAAAGGTAATCCTTTCTCTCGAATAGCTTATATTTGTCATTGAATACACTCTTACCGCTCTTGGCGGAAGGTTGATGATCTTTCCCTCCCGTGCAAGCTTGTAAAGTCTTTCTCCGTTGTACTTCTTGGCAGAGTATGCGGGAGGCACCTGAAGATACTCCCCTTCAAAGGACTTCAAGACAGAAACTATCTCATCCTCGGAAAGCGCAGGAACTTCTCTCTCTTCAACCGTCTTCCCCGTATTGTCAAATGTGTCCGTTATTCGTCCCAGTTCGAGCTCTGCCCTGTATGTCTTGTCCATGTCGAGAAAGTACTCAAGCACTCTCGTCCCTTTTTTCACTCCGGCTATGAGAAGCCCACTGGCAAAGGGGTCGAGCGTTCCCGCATGGCCTATCTTCTTTGTATTCAGTTTTCTTCGAAGAAAGTTGACAACATCGTGAGAAGTCACGCCGACTGGCTTGTCAACAAGTACGATTCCGTCATTCATTTTCCGTGTCGTTCTTCTCCTTTTCGATCTGCTCGAGCAGTTTGGCCACTCTCAAGCTTGCCTCAATTCCCGTGTCTTCCTTAAAACGAATCTCGGGGGCCTTGAAAAGCCTGATGTTCTTTGCAATGGCAGTTCTAAAGAACCCCTTGTCTTCGTTCAGTTTCTTAACGAGCTTCTTCTTCTTGTCATCGGGGCCCATTAGACTCACGTACACGGTTGCGAACCGTTTGTCTTTGGTTAGCTCGACCCTGACAATGGAAGCCATGCCCAGTGAGTCTTTTTCGCTGGTGTAAGATGATAGAGCTACCGTGAGAACCTTCAATATCTCTGACTCCAACATCTCTCTTCTGTAAGTGCTTGCCATAGCTCTCACCTCCTGGATAATTATAACCTACAAAGCGAGTTCGGGAAGTTGTACGATGAAAATGAACGCAACGCCGCCTGCGGCGGGACGCAATGCACTGAAGAGCATCAGTGGACGCAAGGCCCGCTTCGCGGGGAAAGATCCTCAAATCCAGTCTGCTACGCAGGCCGATCTTCTCTATTTGTGATCCCATTCAGAATCATATTCTTCTTGTAGGGGCGAACGGCTGTTCGCCCGAAGAGGGGGAAGCCCTCTCACAGGCGCAAAGCAGAAGACAAAAAGTGGTCGGTCACTAACTCAGGCCAGTCACATTAGACAAGGTTCTCCGTTAGCCGTTCACAGTCCTCCGAGACGCAAGAGAGAGCGATGACCGGGTCTAGGGTTGTGGGGTCTAGGGTCTGGCAAGAGCCTTAGGAACTGTTCTTGGAAAGAGCAATTCTTCGTTCCGACACTGCGCGTCCAGGTTATTCGTTCTTGGTTAAGGAGTGTGAGAAGAGGAGAGAGCGCAAGACGGTCGCTCTCGTCTTCTCGTGAGCGCAGCGAACTCTCCTAAATGCTCTTTCTCGGCTCTTTCAGCGTTCAGCGGAGCTAGGAACGAAGAACAGATCCTCGCTCTGGAACGAAGAACAAATTCTTTTTCTTGGACGGACAACGTTGTCTTCACAGCGATCAGCGGGTCCTTGACTTAAGCGTAGAGCGGTTCTTGCTAAATGCGAGATCCCGTGCAGTTGCATCACGGGATGACAGACCCTTCACGTCATCCTGACAATGATCCTGGTCAGGATCTGGGCTTGGGTCTTGACGAAGGACGGGTCCATGATTTTGGACGGACAACGAAGGACGGTTCTTCACCGCGACCAGGTTACTGCTTGTCGATCTTGAAGACCCATTGTGAATAGGAGCCGGATTCGACGATTAGCGAGTGGCCTACCCCGGTAGGAATGAGCAGTGAATCACCTATTTGCAGGACGTGTTCTTCTTCGACAATCATTTCGTCACTCCTGTACTCGCCATCGGAGATTTCTTTGATCTCACCGCTGAGCTCTCCAGTCTTTACCTTCGCAGTTCCCGAAATTACAACATACAGGTCGTGCTGATACTTGTGGGCCTCAGGTCTCCCTGAGAATGGGGATTTTATCTCCACGGCCTTCGCTGAGAATCCCTTCACTCCGGGTGCGAAGTCCACTCCTTTTGCCGAATACTTTATCGCTTTGTCTGCCATTTTCATTCCTCCTATTCAGAACCAAGTGTATGATTAAGAGTGATCTTGTCTGTGAGAGTCTGGAAATCTCTATCAACCGATAATTGTTCAGAAAGGCCCGGTTAGTTCCTTTCGGAATCTCTGGACGGTGTCTTACTCAGCAATCAATCCTCCAGGCCGGCGTTTAGCAGAGTCTGAAGTTTAACAACTTGCTCGTGCTCGCCGAGCACCATAAGACTGTCTCCCGGCTTGACTATTGTAGAAGCGCTTGGGTTGAACTTGCTGACTCCATCCTTGACTGTTGCAATGACTATCAAGCCGGTTTTTTGCGGGATCTTCAAAGCCTCCAGCGACATCCCCTCTTTAGCGAAAGTGTAGGGTACCTTGACCTCTTCAAAGCGCATCTGAAGTGACCCGGACTGAGAAATGCTGTCGAGAAATCCTGTTATAGTTGGATTGAGCATCATTGACACCATTCTATATGCGCCGATTTCCTGAATCGGGATTACTTTGTCGGCGCCAGCATAGGTGAGTTTGTTTATGTTTTCGCGGTGGGTAACCTTGGAGATAATCTTCATCTGCTTGTTAATTCCTCTAGTCGTAAGGACAACGAATATGTTGTCCACATCATCGGGTAGACAGGCGAGCAGCCCTTGGGCAGTATCAACCCCGGCATTCTTCAAAGTCTCTTCTTCGGTAGCATCTCCCGAGATATAGATGAGTTTTCCTCCCTCTCTTGTTGTAAGATCCCTGAGCCTTTCTTCGTTCTTTTCTACTACCACCACATCGTTGTTTCTCTTGCACATCTCATGAGCGATTGTAGACCCCAAGTCTCCCGCCCCGATTACTATGTAATGATTTTCGAGCTTCTGAATGGTCTTCAATATCCTTCTCCTCCTGATCATCTTATTCACACGCCCTTCTACAAGAAAGGCAGTAATGTTGGAGACTGCATACACAACTATCGTAATACTGGCCAGAATAATCAGACTCGTGAATATCTTTCCCGACTGAGAGAGATCAGTGGGCGTGCTGTACCCAACAGTCGATATCGTTATCATTATCATGAAAAAGGAGTCGATCGGGTTATAGCCTTCAATTATCGAGTATCCTGCGATTCCAATTACGAACACTGCCAGTAACAGAACAAGAGAGACAACAATCTGTCTTACACCACCGGTTTCGTTGTTCATCAATCCCTCCGAATCAAGTAGAGTCTGAGTGAAGCCATTTCTCCGTTATGGTAAAATCTTAGCAGAAGGGGGCCGCTGTGGTCGATGAAGAAATATACTCTCAAAAGTTCTGAAATTCCCGGATTTCTAAGTGAAGGACTCGACGAGGAGCAGCTGAAGGCTGTCGTCGAATCAAACGGACGTTCATTAATAGTTGCGGGCCCTGGTTCTGGAAAGACAAGGGTTATAACATACAAGATCGCACACCTTGTATCAAGCTCTATAAGTCCGCAAAATATCCTTCTTGTTACCTTTACGCGCGCGGCCTCTAGGGAAATGATTGATCGAGCAAGACGGACTAGCGGATCGAATCTTCATGGAATGCTTTCAGGCACGTTCCACCATGTCTGCAACTATTTCTTGAGAAAGTATTCCAGAGCGGCCGAGTTGATGGAAAACTTCACGATCCTTGATAGAGAGGATGCCAAGGATCTGATAAAACATTGCAGGACAGAACTTCTCGAGGAGAGGAAGGGAATCAACAGCTCGACTCTCCCCTCTGCCGGTGTATTACAGAGCATCTATTCGTACTCGGTCAATGTTCTTTCCTCCCTGAGAGAGTCGACAGTAAGAAAGAACAGGAAGTTTCTAGGTTCGTACGATGAGATTGAGGAGATCTGGAAGAGATATGTTCAGGAGAAGACTCGTCAGAACTGTGTAGACTATGACGATCTCCTTCTGAAGGCTCTCAAGCTTTTTAATGAGAATCCCGCTATCTTGAAGAAGGAGTCGGAAAGGTTCAGATGGGTTTTGGTCGATGAGTTTCAGGATACCAACGTTCTTCAGTTCAGACTTGTGGAGATGCTTTCTTCTGTTCATGGCAACCTGATCGTTGTAGGAGATGACGCTCAATCTATCTACTCTTTCCGTGGCGCGAGGTTTGAGAACGTCTATGACTTTCTTGCTGCAAAGGACGCCAAGATCTTCAAGATACAGACCAATTACCGTTCCACCCCTCAAATCGTTGAGCTAATCAATACTATAGTCCCTGAAGACTCGATTGAGAAGCAACTTAGGGCCGTTCGGATGAATGGCCCGATTCCAGTTGTCGCCGAGACCTGGGACAACCTTGAAGAAGCATCGTTTGTGGCTCAAAGAATACAGGAACATATAGACGATGGGATAGACCCTGAAAGCATAGCAGTCTTGTATCGTTCTCATTATCATTCACTGGAACTCCAGATGGAGATGGACAAAAGGAAGATGAATTTCACGCTCTACTCTGGGCCGAGATTTACAGAGACTGCTCATGTGAAGGATATTCTGGCGGTGCTGAAAGTAATTGAAAACCCGCTGGATCAAATCTCATGGGGAAGGTTTCTAAGACTTTTTCCAGGCGTAGGTAATACAACCTCGCTAAAAATAATCCAGGGAATAACAGCTGCCGTGAATGACGGTCACAAGCCGGTCGATGTTGTGAGTTCTCATGTGAGCAACCGTGTTAAGCTGGATAAAATGGTCAGTATCTTCGGCGACATTGGCGAAGAAGAACCTCCTTCGGAGATAATCAGGAGATTCTATACGGATTTCTACGGCGACTACTTGGACGAGAAGTTTCAAGATGCCAGAGAAAGAAGGATGGATGTTGAGAGGATGATCGAAATAGCAGGACGGTACAAATCGATCTCCGACCTCCTCGAGGACCTTGCTGTCAGCGAAAAAATCGACATCGAGCGAGAGTCGGCGGAGAAGCAGCCGTCTGTCGTTCTCACCACAGTTCATCAAGCGAAGGGACTGGAATGGGAAGTTGTCTTTATTCTTGCCGTCAATCCCGGTGATTTTCCCAATTCCATGGCCATAATCGAGGGTTCATTAAGCGAAGAAGAGAGAATTTTCTATGTGGCTGTTACGAGAGCAAAAGATTATCTTTACATACTCAGGCAGAAAGGCGGCAGGTCAAGACCTATGATAGGAAATAGATATGTCTTCAGAAGCGGACACGATTTTGTGGAGAAGTTGCCGAAAGACTGTTTTGAACGATGGGATGTTAGCTGGAATTTTTAGCCACAATTAGGCTGCAATATAGAAGTAACTAGGAGGGAGAAGAAATGAACTCATTGTACTTACCACTTGTAGCAGGGATGATCTCTACAATCTTTGCTTTCATCATGTTGAGACGAACGCTTAGTTTTTCGCAAGGTAGTGACAGGATGAAAGAGCTCTCTAAGTATATTCAAGAAGGTGCCTCTGCATTCCTTGGAGAAGAAGCAAGAAAGATATTTCTTGTGGCGGTAATTCTGGCTGCCGCTCTCGGGATTATCTTTCAGTCGTTCAAATATCCGATAGTCTTGCTATTCGGGGCTCTTGTCTCTGAATTGGCAGGAGTAATAGGAATGTATGCGGCAACAAGAGCTAATGCAAGGGTGGCAGCCGGAGCAGAGAGCGGACTCTCAAGCGCCTTCAAGGTAGCCTTTTCAAGCGGTTCAGTAATGGGGCTTGCCGTCGCGGGCTTCTCTTTGACCGGTCTGGCGATTGTGATGCTGGTTTTCAAGAGCTCGTTCCTATTCGAGAGCATCACAGATATCTCAAAAGCATTCGGGAGGATCTCCTATATAGATGGAGTAATGATCATCAGTTCCTATTCTCTCGGTGCTAGT encodes:
- a CDS encoding alpha/beta hydrolase gives rise to the protein MFIRRWFSLDAKANVVICHGIGEHSGRYDGFASYLNRRGFGVFATDFAGHGMQAGTRGFIKSFGDFTSAVKQLADDVKKVQPDLPVFLFGHSMGGLIAARVVEEYPNSFKAVALSAPHLFSAKDSVRNLLPLISVIRRIAPKTTFSSSSRFTPSDLSHNERAVKRYIEDPYVHDRVSPNLFFGLEESIEMAMANAGKIKVPVLIVYGSADRVVDPVGAQELYEKIETEKKILEIPGGKHEMFADEERRPQFFGAISSFFSEHV
- the ribF gene encoding riboflavin biosynthesis protein RibF yields the protein MYAACIGNFDGVHLGHRAIMQRTVDLAEDLGLQSVAISIVYPWGYYFPNFPGIIYPVTHRLELILSSGIEKVMTANMSEIRYLEPEDYISNLIKQGVRVVVVGSDFTFGNGAKGNVGLLKKLSEERDFRVEIVPDAMLDNRRISSSWIREALAKGDIALANSLLGKNYAIRGIVYKDKQLGSKIGFPTANIYRGDERLVTPKSGVYIVRSRIDSRDYFGLLNVGFRPTINTSEEVKYEVYFFNYSGNLYERKLELEVLEFIRPELKFESVDKLIEQIRHDEKVSRRWLEIHSDML
- the truB gene encoding tRNA pseudouridine(55) synthase TruB — protein: MNDGIVLVDKPVGVTSHDVVNFLRRKLNTKKIGHAGTLDPFASGLLIAGVKKGTRVLEYFLDMDKTYRAELELGRITDTFDNTGKTVEEREVPALSEDEIVSVLKSFEGEYLQVPPAYSAKKYNGERLYKLAREGKIINLPPRAVRVYSMTNISYSRERITFTARVSKGTYIRSLAMDIGYKLGCGATTTNLRRTSQGRFSVDSAFQIDDVSQISIIPLEEAVDFLPGLLLSDSETMNVLLGRQIYASGVAGILGKFAKDEIIRIVGSDEHLVAIARSERTSSFVKTLLRRGSVERVAKLVKVLGA
- the rbfA gene encoding 30S ribosome-binding factor RbfA, coding for MASTYRREMLESEILKVLTVALSSYTSEKDSLGMASIVRVELTKDKRFATVYVSLMGPDDKKKKLVKKLNEDKGFFRTAIAKNIRLFKAPEIRFKEDTGIEASLRVAKLLEQIEKEKNDTENE
- a CDS encoding cupin domain-containing protein produces the protein MADKAIKYSAKGVDFAPGVKGFSAKAVEIKSPFSGRPEAHKYQHDLYVVISGTAKVKTGELSGEIKEISDGEYRSDEMIVEEEHVLQIGDSLLIPTGVGHSLIVESGSYSQWVFKIDKQ
- a CDS encoding potassium channel family protein yields the protein MNNETGGVRQIVVSLVLLLAVFVIGIAGYSIIEGYNPIDSFFMIMITISTVGYSTPTDLSQSGKIFTSLIILASITIVVYAVSNITAFLVEGRVNKMIRRRRILKTIQKLENHYIVIGAGDLGSTIAHEMCKRNNDVVVVEKNEERLRDLTTREGGKLIYISGDATEEETLKNAGVDTAQGLLACLPDDVDNIFVVLTTRGINKQMKIISKVTHRENINKLTYAGADKVIPIQEIGAYRMVSMMLNPTITGFLDSISQSGSLQMRFEEVKVPYTFAKEGMSLEALKIPQKTGLIVIATVKDGVSKFNPSASTIVKPGDSLMVLGEHEQVVKLQTLLNAGLED
- a CDS encoding ATP-dependent helicase, coding for MKKYTLKSSEIPGFLSEGLDEEQLKAVVESNGRSLIVAGPGSGKTRVITYKIAHLVSSSISPQNILLVTFTRAASREMIDRARRTSGSNLHGMLSGTFHHVCNYFLRKYSRAAELMENFTILDREDAKDLIKHCRTELLEERKGINSSTLPSAGVLQSIYSYSVNVLSSLRESTVRKNRKFLGSYDEIEEIWKRYVQEKTRQNCVDYDDLLLKALKLFNENPAILKKESERFRWVLVDEFQDTNVLQFRLVEMLSSVHGNLIVVGDDAQSIYSFRGARFENVYDFLAAKDAKIFKIQTNYRSTPQIVELINTIVPEDSIEKQLRAVRMNGPIPVVAETWDNLEEASFVAQRIQEHIDDGIDPESIAVLYRSHYHSLELQMEMDKRKMNFTLYSGPRFTETAHVKDILAVLKVIENPLDQISWGRFLRLFPGVGNTTSLKIIQGITAAVNDGHKPVDVVSSHVSNRVKLDKMVSIFGDIGEEEPPSEIIRRFYTDFYGDYLDEKFQDARERRMDVERMIEIAGRYKSISDLLEDLAVSEKIDIERESAEKQPSVVLTTVHQAKGLEWEVVFILAVNPGDFPNSMAIIEGSLSEEERIFYVAVTRAKDYLYILRQKGGRSRPMIGNRYVFRSGHDFVEKLPKDCFERWDVSWNF